A window of Nicotiana tabacum cultivar K326 chromosome 24, ASM71507v2, whole genome shotgun sequence contains these coding sequences:
- the LOC107829409 gene encoding protein RADIALIS-like 1 translates to MATNWTTKQNKRFEEALVMYDKGTSSERWQNIAKYVGGKSVEEVKRHYELLVKDITQIENGQVPLPNYRTTTAESNARGGYANEQRLLKNLSLQ, encoded by the exons ATGGCCACTAATTGGACAACAAAACAAAACAAGAGGTTCGAGGAGGCTTTGGTCATGTACGATAAGGGCACTAGTTCTGAACGATGGCAAAACATAGCCAAATATGTTGGTGGAAAATCAGTAGAGGAAGTTAAAAGGCATTATGAGCTTCTTGTGAAGGATATTACACAAATTGAAAATGGTCAAGTCCCTTTGCCTAATTACAGGACTACTACTGCAGAAAGCAATGCTAGAGGAGGATATGCTAATGAACAGAG GCTTCTGAAGAATCTGTCGCTACAGTGA